The DNA sequence ATACCGGGCACATGGAAAAGCAGTTCGGTTTTATCCGCTCATTCCACCTTGATATTTTGCATTCATTATTTCCCGATCCCAGGCACAAAGCATTTACGCGGGTTGATTTGCTCTTTCAGGAAATTGATTCACTGATCAAATCAAATGACAAGCGGGGATTCGATTTTTATTACGACAGGATTGTTTCCTTTGGTGAACTGCTTTCCGGAAACATCGTTTCATCTTTTCTCCAGGAATCAGGCAATGTGCATACGCATTGTGATGCGCGTAAGCTTATTCGCACAAACAATTCCTACCGCGATGCACTGGTGTTATGGCCGGAAACTTCTGAAAACATCAGGAACGCGTTTGGCCTCATAAATGAGAATACACCTTTTATACTCACCGAGGGTTTTATTGGGTCTGACCCGGAAGGCAACAGCACCACACTGGGGAGGGAAGGATCGGACTATACCGCTGCAATTTTTGCCTATGCCCTCGATGCTGAAGAAGTTGTGATATGGAAAGATGTGCCCGGACTTTTAAATGCCGATCCGCAGATTTTAAGTGAAACAATAAAAATTGACCGGATCTGCTACAGCGACGCGATCGAACTGGCGTATTACGGGGCAAAGATCATCCATCCCAAAACCATTAAACCGCTTCAAAACAAGAAAATCCCGCTTATCATAAAATCATTTTCCGAACCTGAACTTCCGGGTTCTGTGATCAGCGATAATGATGAGGCTTATCAGCAGGTTCCTTCGTTTATTTTCAAATTCAATCAAACCCTGATCAGCATTACTCCCCGCGATTTTTCATTTATCAATGAGGAAAACCTGTTTGGGATTTTTGGGATTTTCTCTCAATTCCGGGTACGTATCAACCTGATGCAAAATTCTGCCATTAGCTTTTCCGTTTGCATTGACGGCGAAAACAGCGGATTTAATTCTTTGATAGAAGCCCTGCAGCATGACTATAAAGTCAAATATAACCAACACCTTGAGCTCATCACCATCCGCAATTATGACCAGGATTGCATTGAAAAAGTTGTGAATAACAGGCTGATCCTACTTGAGCAACGCAGCCGGGCAACTGTTCAGTTGCTCGTTGAATCTGGCTCATCCAATAGCTAGAGGCAAGGATAAATTTTCACCCACCGGCTTGTTATATTGCATTTTGCATAGGTTTTTTTTATTGTTTTGCAGCTTGTACGTTGGAATAGGGTTCGCAAGTTGTAAATCATTAAAAATTAGCAATTAATATTTAAATACTTATGGAAGGAATAGAGAACAAGGGCAGCGGGATACGCTCTTTCCCAAAAAACTTCTGGACCGTTATCGTCATGGAGTTTTTCGAACGCGGTTCGTATTACGGGGTTATGTCGGTTTTATCGGTTTATCTGGTGATGA is a window from the Bacteroidales bacterium genome containing:
- a CDS encoding aspartate kinase, encoding MKIFKFGGASIKDADSVRNVASILNKYIQEPLVVVVSAMGKMTNAFETLTEHAFNGNTGHMEKQFGFIRSFHLDILHSLFPDPRHKAFTRVDLLFQEIDSLIKSNDKRGFDFYYDRIVSFGELLSGNIVSSFLQESGNVHTHCDARKLIRTNNSYRDALVLWPETSENIRNAFGLINENTPFILTEGFIGSDPEGNSTTLGREGSDYTAAIFAYALDAEEVVIWKDVPGLLNADPQILSETIKIDRICYSDAIELAYYGAKIIHPKTIKPLQNKKIPLIIKSFSEPELPGSVISDNDEAYQQVPSFIFKFNQTLISITPRDFSFINEENLFGIFGIFSQFRVRINLMQNSAISFSVCIDGENSGFNSLIEALQHDYKVKYNQHLELITIRNYDQDCIEKVVNNRLILLEQRSRATVQLLVESGSSNS